Proteins from a genomic interval of Paenibacillus sp. 37:
- a CDS encoding GNAT family N-acetyltransferase codes for MELLLESINKNSKDIEKVKDLYYGSFPEVERHPMDLLFYKANLNYVDFLAIYDKDIFVGFTYLITHKNLTYVLYLAIDGNVRSKGYGSLVLSQIKDKYSKNQIILNIEVIDESAINFVQRLTRKKFYERNGYESSGLLYKDRWCLYEAMVNGEKEVTKEEFYDLVKTFTGDSLFLFLEVQITSTKFN; via the coding sequence ATGGAACTATTATTAGAATCAATAAATAAAAACTCAAAAGACATCGAGAAAGTAAAAGATTTATATTATGGATCTTTTCCTGAAGTTGAACGGCATCCTATGGATTTGTTATTCTATAAAGCAAATCTAAATTATGTAGATTTTCTTGCTATTTACGATAAGGATATTTTTGTAGGGTTTACTTATTTAATTACCCATAAAAATTTAACATATGTTCTGTATTTGGCGATAGATGGTAATGTTAGGTCAAAAGGCTATGGTAGCCTGGTACTATCTCAAATTAAAGATAAATACTCAAAAAACCAAATAATACTCAATATAGAAGTTATTGATGAAAGTGCAATTAATTTTGTGCAAAGGTTAACAAGGAAAAAGTTTTATGAGCGGAATGGTTATGAAAGTTCAGGACTCTTATATAAAGATCGCTGGTGTTTATATGAGGCTATGGTAAATGGAGAAAAAGAGGTTACTAAAGAAGAATTTTATGATTTAGTAAAGACATTTACAGGAGATTCACTTTTCCTTTTCTTAGAAGTTCAAATCACATCAACAAAATTTAATTAA
- a CDS encoding MBL fold metallo-hydrolase — translation MNIHQIRNATIVVEYAGKKFLIDPMLSEKGTYPPFPSLRQNNSNNPLVSLPISIDDIIHNVDAVIVTHLHYDHWDDAAKEALPKEIKILSQNEEDATEIRNAGFQNVEVLQENTVFEGIQLIKTKGEHGRGEILKGTGLVCGVVFKHSNEKTLYVAGDTVWYEAVQEVIETHKPEVIVVNGGDVQLSEGGSLIMGKDDIYEVYKAAPDAKIISVHMEAVNHWTLSKEELKSFISEKGISSNVLVPDDGESYSF, via the coding sequence ATGAATATACATCAAATTCGTAATGCAACAATTGTCGTTGAATATGCGGGAAAGAAATTTTTAATTGATCCAATGTTATCAGAAAAAGGCACTTACCCGCCTTTCCCTTCATTAAGACAAAACAACTCAAATAATCCTTTAGTTAGTTTACCAATATCCATTGACGATATCATTCATAATGTTGATGCTGTTATTGTCACTCATCTACATTATGACCACTGGGATGATGCTGCTAAAGAAGCGCTGCCCAAAGAGATTAAAATACTTTCCCAAAATGAAGAAGATGCGACTGAAATTCGAAATGCAGGCTTCCAAAATGTTGAGGTTTTACAAGAGAATACAGTCTTTGAAGGAATCCAATTAATTAAAACAAAAGGTGAGCATGGAAGAGGCGAAATCCTAAAGGGTACTGGTCTAGTGTGCGGCGTAGTCTTCAAACACTCAAATGAGAAAACTTTATATGTTGCTGGAGATACTGTTTGGTATGAAGCTGTTCAGGAAGTAATTGAAACACACAAACCAGAAGTAATTGTAGTCAACGGCGGGGATGTTCAACTTTCTGAAGGTGGTTCTCTAATTATGGGGAAAGATGACATTTATGAAGTTTATAAAGCTGCTCCAGATGCAAAAATCATTTCTGTCCATATGGAAGCTGTCAATCATTGGACATTATCAAAAGAAGAATTAAAAAGCTTTATTAGTGAAAAAGGAATCTCCTCGAATGTTTTAGTACCTGATGACGGAGAATCATATTCATTTTAA